A genomic stretch from Leptotrichia sp. HSP-536 includes:
- the argS gene encoding arginine--tRNA ligase, translated as MELLTIKLKKLFSENISRIFDADYIEKIDIQNSTKKEFGDFQTNFAMMSSKLIGKNPREIANTIIENFEKNDIIEKLEVAGPGFINIFLKNSFLNEEIKKLENEKYDFSFLNTDKTVIIDYSSPNIAKRMHIGHLRSTIIGDSIKRILNFLGFKTLADNHIGDWGTQFGKLIVAYKNWLDKKAYEEDPIGELERIYVLFSDKAKKDSALEDEAREELKKLQLGDEDNQKLWKEFIDISLKEYNKIYERLDVNFDYYYGESFYNDMMPSVLEELKKKNIAREDQGALVVFFEDDKLPPAIVQKKDGSFLYTTSDLATMKFRKNELKVDEAVYLTDDRQQNHFKQVFEIGKMLGEPYDYKKTHIVFGIMRFGDQIFSSRSGNTIRLVDLLDEAKKQVKKVINEKNPNIPEEEKEKISETIGSGAIKYFDLSQNRTSDITFTWEKVLNFEGNTGPYLQYTYVRIMSIFRKLEEENINVENTDIVLDEMAGIERELASELLKFPQAVVKSYENFRPNIIADYLFDTAKLFNSFYNSSSILKEEDKQVMDARILLAKKTAFVLKEGLELLGIKTVNRM; from the coding sequence ATGGAATTACTGACAATAAAATTAAAAAAATTGTTTTCAGAAAATATATCCCGTATTTTTGATGCTGATTATATTGAGAAAATAGATATTCAAAATTCTACAAAAAAAGAATTTGGAGATTTCCAAACAAATTTTGCTATGATGAGCTCAAAATTAATCGGAAAAAATCCACGTGAAATTGCAAATACAATTATCGAAAATTTTGAAAAAAATGATATTATTGAAAAATTGGAAGTTGCAGGACCGGGATTTATTAATATTTTTTTGAAAAACAGTTTTCTTAATGAAGAAATAAAAAAGCTGGAAAATGAAAAATACGATTTTTCTTTCCTGAATACTGATAAAACTGTAATTATCGATTATTCTTCTCCAAATATTGCCAAAAGAATGCACATTGGACATTTAAGAAGCACAATTATCGGTGATTCGATTAAGAGGATTCTTAATTTCCTAGGATTTAAGACATTGGCAGATAATCATATTGGCGACTGGGGAACACAGTTTGGAAAACTTATTGTAGCTTATAAAAACTGGCTAGATAAAAAAGCATATGAAGAAGATCCAATTGGTGAACTTGAAAGAATTTATGTGCTGTTTTCAGATAAAGCGAAAAAAGATTCCGCTTTGGAAGATGAAGCACGTGAAGAGTTAAAAAAATTACAGCTTGGTGATGAAGATAATCAGAAATTGTGGAAGGAATTTATTGACATTTCATTGAAGGAATATAATAAAATTTATGAAAGACTTGATGTAAATTTTGACTACTATTACGGCGAATCATTTTATAATGATATGATGCCTTCTGTTCTTGAAGAGTTAAAGAAAAAAAATATTGCAAGAGAAGATCAGGGAGCATTAGTTGTATTTTTTGAAGATGACAAGCTGCCGCCTGCTATTGTTCAAAAAAAAGATGGAAGTTTTTTATACACAACTTCAGATTTGGCTACAATGAAATTTAGAAAAAATGAATTAAAAGTAGATGAAGCAGTTTACTTAACTGACGATAGGCAACAGAATCATTTCAAACAGGTCTTTGAAATTGGAAAAATGCTAGGAGAACCTTATGATTACAAGAAAACACATATTGTATTTGGAATTATGAGATTTGGAGACCAAATTTTTTCTTCCAGAAGTGGAAATACAATAAGACTTGTAGATTTGCTAGATGAAGCTAAAAAGCAGGTCAAAAAGGTAATCAATGAAAAAAATCCTAATATTCCTGAAGAAGAAAAGGAAAAAATTTCTGAAACTATTGGAAGCGGAGCTATAAAATATTTTGACTTGAGCCAAAACAGGACATCTGATATTACATTCACTTGGGAAAAAGTATTAAACTTTGAAGGAAATACAGGTCCTTATTTACAATACACCTATGTTAGAATTATGTCAATTTTCAGAAAATTGGAAGAAGAAAATATTAATGTGGAAAATACGGACATTGTCTTAGATGAAATGGCTGGAATTGAGCGTGAATTAGCATCAGAACTTCTTAAATTCCCGCAAGCAGTTGTCAAGTCTTACGAAAATTTCCGTCCAAATATAATTGCTGATTATTTATTTGACACAGCAAAATTATTCAACAGCTTTTACAATTCAAGCTCCATCCTGAAGGAAGAAGATAAGCAAGTAATGGATGCAAGAATTCTATTAGCTAAAAAAACAGCATTTGTACTAAAAGAAGGATTAGAACTTCTTGGAATAAAAACTGTAAATAGAATGTAG
- a CDS encoding serine/threonine protein phosphatase, with product MGNQNFIYDYRNDHDGESDKKLSKNAVILFVASLLLVLLSHFVLIGQKAKFTKEIPALKENRQKLEKEVETLNGNLKHSEESYKKAEALIKKYK from the coding sequence ATGGGAAATCAAAATTTTATTTATGATTACAGAAATGACCATGATGGTGAAAGTGATAAAAAGCTGTCAAAAAATGCAGTAATTTTATTTGTTGCCTCACTGTTACTTGTGTTATTGTCACATTTTGTCTTAATTGGACAAAAAGCAAAATTTACAAAGGAAATACCTGCATTAAAGGAAAATAGGCAGAAATTGGAAAAGGAAGTTGAAACTCTTAATGGAAATTTAAAACACAGTGAAGAAAGCTACAAAAAAGCTGAAGCTTTGATAAAAAAATATAAATAA
- a CDS encoding polysaccharide deacetylase family protein, with product MKKILSMIAILLAVAGFLYSAVHIFGTGIKYFEYSGLKSNVKKLTEEKTKKTTELAALTKKNADVKAEYEKLRAEKKIKTVYLTFDDGPSEHTDQILEILKKNNIKATFFVIGIGKNYKDYKKIIDHGHVLGLHTYSHEYKEVYANEASFFKDLYKIRDAVKSTTGLDVKITRFPGGSSNAKASKALKTAIINRMTKEGYVYFDWNCDSTDASGNNVPVAKLVKYGICTTHPDINVLMHDTNAKKTTVQALQQIIDGYRKAGYTFETLDVNSPRIQHVKQPEM from the coding sequence ATGAAAAAAATACTATCAATGATTGCTATATTATTAGCTGTAGCTGGATTCTTATATTCAGCAGTACACATTTTTGGAACAGGTATAAAATATTTTGAATATAGTGGATTAAAATCAAATGTAAAAAAATTAACGGAAGAAAAAACTAAAAAAACAACAGAATTAGCTGCTCTTACTAAAAAAAATGCAGATGTAAAAGCAGAATATGAGAAATTGAGAGCTGAGAAAAAAATTAAAACGGTTTATCTGACATTTGATGATGGACCTTCAGAACATACCGATCAAATACTCGAAATTTTGAAAAAAAATAATATAAAGGCAACATTTTTTGTAATTGGAATTGGGAAAAATTATAAGGATTATAAAAAAATAATTGACCATGGACATGTACTAGGACTGCACACTTATTCACATGAATACAAAGAAGTTTATGCAAATGAAGCAAGTTTCTTTAAAGATCTTTATAAAATAAGAGATGCTGTAAAATCAACAACTGGATTAGATGTAAAAATCACAAGATTTCCTGGTGGTTCAAGTAATGCAAAAGCCTCTAAAGCTCTAAAAACAGCGATAATTAACAGAATGACAAAAGAAGGATATGTATATTTTGACTGGAACTGTGACAGTACGGATGCTTCAGGAAATAACGTACCAGTTGCTAAATTAGTTAAATACGGAATTTGTACAACTCATCCTGATATTAATGTCCTAATGCATGATACAAATGCCAAGAAGACAACTGTTCAGGCATTACAGCAAATAATTGACGGATACAGAAAAGCTGGATATACATTTGAAACATTGGATGTAAATAGTCCTAGAATTCAGCATGTAAAACAACCTGAAATGTAG